In Cyclopterus lumpus isolate fCycLum1 chromosome 2, fCycLum1.pri, whole genome shotgun sequence, the genomic stretch GTCTGCAACCAccatcttcaccaccaccatctacCAGACCATCAGGAGTCAGGTGCAGTAGGGAACAGGAGCATGTTCTTTATATGTTTTCCTCACCTCTTCActgggtctgtgtttgttgttttactgCTTTGCATGTATTCACTTCCTCAAGAATAAATATTTAAGTTTTTCATGATTTTTGCTTTTAGGCATCCGATAAAGAGCTGCAGTGGGTGATCCGTGTCTCCATAGTGGCTGCAGGACTTGTGGGAACATCCCTCACCTATCTGGACTACAGTGTCATGATTTTCTGGATCCTGGGCTCAGACCTGACTTACACCATTATTTTCCCCCAGCTGGTCTGCGTCCTCTTCATCAGGGTTTCCAACGGTTATGGGGCTGCTGCAGGCTATGTTGTTGGAGTGGTGATGAGAGTTTTGTGTGGAGAGCCGTTGTTTGGCCTCCCTgtgatcctacatttcccaggaTGCACTTTAGAGAACGGTGTTTATGTTCAGCGTTTTCCTTTCAAGTCCATCTGCATGCTGTCTGCTCTGGCCTCCATCTTGGTGGTTTCATATGTGGCCTCACTCCTGTTTAACAAGGGGATCCTTCCTGAGAGGTGGGACGTGTTCAaggtgaagtcacaggaagcaccaccaccagcagaggCTGATAGTAAAAAGGCTGATGGAGATGATAAATGTGCTTCTGAACCGATGTTGGACACAAAATGCTGAAGTTATTTTTGTCTTAATTGAGTTGTGGGGACTTCTGGTGTTGGTTCTTCCGTTATAAGTCGTCCTGTTAGAAACACATTGCTTCTACTCACTAACGGTGGCAGATGCCGTGTGATAGTTAGAGTTTCCAAGCTCGGATTGTGAAAAGAAATCCTTTAAAATGATTGTATCCTATTTTGAAGAAGGTCATAGTATAGTatctctaaaataaatattaaaaatcaTAGTATAGCTTGGCGAAAAatgtgtaatgtatttattacctCAAAAGTCAGAGcatctttcatttatttgacttcTTTGGATATTGAATGTGAAAACTGCATCTTTTTGTAAGTAGGTCAGAATTaacaaatataacaattaaGAAATATGATGAAAACCAGAGAGGTATTCAGCAATGCTCATTTATTTCTCCATGCAAACAACACTGTTTTTAGGTCACTCAACATCCTTACAGCTTAAACCTGCTGCAACCCTCTGTGTGTTTCAAAATGTGTAATCTACTCAAAATTGAAGTGATTATTACAGAGCATCAAAGTTCATGATCCAAAATAGTAGTTGCATATGTATTAGTATATTTAGAATATGTCAATAAACATATTGCATAGCATATCAAACATCTTTTGAGTGTATATACAGCATTACAACGTCGTAAAAGCAGgagagatacaaaaaaatagGCAACCGGGGATCTCAGGTTACCGACAGAGGGCCACGCAGACCCCAATGATGTAACAGCATCGCCAGTCTTACCAAAGATAGCCATGAAAAGAGGTCTCACCCCGTCACTTTTTCTTGGTACAGCAATGTCATCACATCCTCtgtcaaactatttatttattgtaaaatgttgAACAGAGGTATGCAGTTTGCACATTATTACACCATCACTAGTCATTCATATAGTCTGTCGCTACCGAGGACGTCGTTTCAACTAATTAAATAACTTGTTTCAGCACGGATGTAAATATGTGTACGCAAGGAACATAATTAGATCGTTTAAATTTCAGGACACAATCACGGCGATGACCCGGCACTGAATATTATCAACCACGTGACACATCCTTATGCGATAAACGATCTCCGGATACACACGCCCAACCTCAGCACCAGCACATCTTTTCTCCACGGGGcttcccccctcctcacaccaccGTCAGCATCAACATTACAAGAAACCATGAGAGGGATGCGGCCTTCGTGATAAGAACAAACATTGCTGGACCTCCTTCTTCTGGTCTCGAGCTGGTCCCTCGCGGTTCGTTATGTCTTTGGGCCTGCTCCCCGTCTCGCCATGCCCGCTGCTGAACGCTCCCccccgccgccgctgctgcgcTTTCTGCCGTCGTTGCTTCTGATTTCGTGCCTGCATGTGGCGGTGAGAGCAGCGGAGGAGGGCGGCCTGCCCTCCTCCTCGCCCGGGGACAATGGCCCCGAAGTCCCGGTCGGAGACCCGTCTGCCGCCCCACCGAGCGCCCCGGGTCGACTCCTCCGCCCCTCCGCTCCGACGCAAggtaaacaaagacaacaacaacaaaaagggagcTCTCCATCAGCCGGTCATTGTTAGAGAAAATGGAAATGAGCTGCAACAGAGGAAACAGTGTGACTCATTCGTAACTGAATCACAGCATGCAGTGCATCTCTTAAAAAcgtttaattatgtatttatttttggaagAGAACTGGTttcatcattttgtgttttctttagatCATACTGCAGCACTGCCTTGTTGTTTAATATGTACACATTAAAATGAGCTCCGCTGCAGTTTTCTGAGATTTGTGTGAGACAAAGTATGcctgtaaacacattttaaattgtgcatGAATGCAACATTTCCTTCAATCTCACACTTTCAGTGTATTTGAGTGGCAGAATAATGGATATACTTAAAGATAAAAGGAACAGTTGAGCAAATATTAACCGTTGCATGacatgtattatattgtttacTAGCCATTTGCTCAACTGGACAAAAACACATGGCTTCCATTATACTGTATGTGATTAAAGTAAAGACTGTCTTCATTACCACCAACCTAAGTGACACCATTTGTCTAAAGAATGATCAGCTATTACTATTGATAAGATATTGGCTGTATGAGGAGTGGGGCCGGCAGGCTAATAGGATTAAACTGTATAATGTGGAGGTGAGGGGGATTAGGGGTTTTATCGTGTTGGACGGAGCAGTTGATGCATACCTTCAGAGCACGGTAATCCTGTCGGTACAGTACCTGAGCTCATTGACGGCTTCTGTTTACAGCTGGTCTGGGCATGGATGGAGGCTTTACacactgtaaaaacaacaacaaagtacactttaatgtcttttaaGCGGCCACATTAGTGGCAGATTTACAGCCCACTGCATCCTGTATCTGAGCAGTCATTAAGCTCAATACATCTGTCGACTAGATGCTGCTAAAGATGACTGTACATTACAACAAAAATAACTTGAAAATCAACCTTCTAGTCAAACTCCTCTCCGGGGTCaaattactgcttttatttccAGATTATAGagagaaaaatgcatttttattaacataaaaaaacaaataaaaacgaTCACGTTGATACTGAAAATGAGAAACTTGCTGAATATCAGCTGAGAACGCTAAATGCTCCtgagcacatgtgtgtgttggaaggGAAGACACGTCTAACATGGCACTTCATTATGATGCATTTTTCATTCTCTCCCAGACTCAGCTGTGCCTGCCTCATCACTTTTTCATGGCGAGAGAAAGGTTACTGAGTACTGCTGAGAGGAAGTGGTTGAGGCTGgtctgcatgcacacatgcagagacacaTGTACTAGCGTAAGCAAATACTTACTATAATACTAATACGGCTGCCATGCTGATAGCTTCCCAAAACCagactataaatatatagttcgCTGGATTTCCTTGTGTGATTTTGAAATTATTTACAGAAAGTCGGTGCAGTAAAAGCCACAAAAAGGACATCATGAAAGTctaaatcaaaacacattttctccccAGAGCCCCAGTTTGCCCTGAAGGTCCTCGTGAGGGACCTGGTGACCCGCCAGCCGCTTCCGGGCGCTTCGGTGGACGTTTACGTGAACCACACCCTGAGGAGCTCAGCCCGGACGGGGGTGAGAGGCGAGGTTCTGCTCTGGGTCGCATACACTCCAGGCCTCAGTCTGACTCTGCTGGGCAACATGGAGGGCTACGTCCCCAGCCCCCTGCCCTGGAGCACCACCAAGAGACCGAGTAAGTAACACCCAcagctttatgtttttttaagccTAAAATTGTGTCTTTATGGCCACACAATGATTGCTTGCACAAACTGTATGGCAGTGCTTAGAAAAACGTTTGAGTCATCCCCCCCGTCTTCCAGAGCTCAGTCACAGACTGGTAGAGCCCTTGTGGTGGTTACACGCTGCATCCTGACCAGCTCCAGGGTCACAGCTGACCCTGACCTCTCCTCGACCTCTCCTCGAAGGAACGCATTAAAGAGGATTATCCAACACGGATCGATGAAgcatgaagaagaaagaaaaagccatTTAGCAGATAGTCTCACTGAATTTAAAACTCTAGTGTGCCCTATTTCTCTTCCACATTTTAACCATATTGTGAGAGTCTATTAAAATTGAGGGAAAGGTAAGCAGGCTTGTGCAACGATTTGTGAGTACAATATTCACACTTAATTATTCATGGTCTTTACAGATTAATGAAGCGTCTGCGACAACATACAACTTGTCACAGAGGTTTTGTTCCTGATGAAGCAATTCATGTTCCAAGAGTACAGAAAAGTGTAACCGGACACCGTCATTTTATTGACTCCAGCAGCACGAAGAGCCGAGGAGTCTGACTCAACACATCCCTGCCTCAGCAAATTGTCTTTGTCCTGCAACCAaccaaaggagagagagggggggcgtGGGGCGTAAAGGGAAAGGAGGCCTGGGGTCTGACTCCATTGTTTGCGCACACTTCCTCTCTCACTGGTCTGAGTCCAgcagaacagaaacaaagatggagCAGGTGTCAggagggataaaaaaaacaggcgGATGATGAAAGAGCGTCATCTGGAGGCCCTCTTTGCTCTGCCTGTCAGAAGCGCCTTCCTTTTGTGCTGCCGAGCCCACAACTGAACCCTAAAAAGAAGATTGAGGTGGTATCGCCCCCTGCTGGGGGTACACCAGGCCTACAAGTCCCCAACAATTGTTGTGTTTATGTCCAATAAAAACAAAGGATAGTGACATTAATACCTTAGAAAAGTGAAATACGTATGTTTAAAactaaaaagtaattattattaaattattatattcttCCTGCAGTTTTCTCCGCCGTgacattgctgctgctgcctcacaGTCAGGGGAACGTCTGGCTGTTCGACGACTCGGTGCTCATCACCGGGAAGTTACCTGGTGGGTTCACACACTTCTGAGAGGTCGCAAACAATTCACCTGCGTCCCAAAGAGCGGAGCAGATCTTTAATTTGAAGAAGAACACAGCCTTTCTTTTCAAGCTtaaaagtggaaaataaaatTGGAAAATAAAGAAGGGATTAATCAAGGCGATACAACGAAAACAAAGTAACTGCACAAACATCTGCATTTGCAATATTTACGTGGAAATAGGACAACGCCACTCATGATATCAGTGTAACCACGAGTCATAAGCGTAAGTGACATCTTATTTTCGCAGACCGCTCGTCCCAACCCAAGGTTAAGTTCCCCAAGAACCTCCTCACAATGTCTGATAAGAGCAACGTCTCCTCCGTGACGGCGTACCTGACCATACCACAGCGCCACCTAGAGAAAGACTGTGCCAACTGCACTCCGGGCATCATCGGCCAACCATCACGTAAGCTTTTTAAATAAGCCCTAATTTACAAACAGTGCGTTAAAGACATAAGATCTCTGCTTCACTGATCCGCGCTACTTCTTTGCTTTATGTCCGCAGTATTCAGAAGCATCGAGCTGAAGGCGGTGGCGGCCGTCAGCGTGTTGCTTTACTCTGGTGCTGAGGAGCTCCAGGTGCGGGGGCCCATTCAAATCAGCCTGCCGCTGGGGCCCGGCCCGCACCTCAGGGCCTCGGACACGGTGCCGGCCTGGGCCTTCAACCTGAAGACAGGTACAGTACGATATGAGGCTGGTGTACACATGCAGAGTGAGGTCAATGCAGATAGCTCATGTATTCTCGGGTATCCTGATGTGTACAACAGGAGCCTGGGAGAATCAGGGTCTGGGAATAGTGACATCCGTTGGTGAGGAGCTGGTTTGGACCTACACCGCCTCCCATCTGGGCTACTGGATCGCTGCACCCCTCCCCTCATCAAATGGTACACACCTCATCCCCATTAAGTCACGTGTATACAAAATGTGTCGTGGTAAATGTTTCATGACCTTCCATATGACCATTCAGATTACCTGGGATATGGAGGCTCCATTGATTTCATGTCATACCACACCTACCTGCTGATGGGAATACTGGGAGCAACGCTGGCTGTCGTGATTGGATTTCTTTCCTTGCTGCTGTGTCACTGCAGGTAAAAAAGCTGCTCAgatacacattttacatttccatTCAATGAGATTGAATCAATCATTTGACTACTTTCTATGTACTGTCTATAAAAACCATAATTTACAGCTGGCTTGAATGAGACATCAATTGTGTTGAACTTAAAAGCTTGTTATAACAATCTTTAGGGTCTTCAACTATGATACTATACCAAATAAATGCCAACAGTGCATTTAACAACCACTCTGAAAAGAGAAACCTAATAGAAATAAGTGTCTTGTAGGTAAAAGTAGAAGCATCCTGAAAGAATCCTGTTACAACTCTGTTTCTTCCGTTCAGGAGAAGTTCTTATCGAGagcccaggaggaggaggagagcacgTTTTTCCAAACTCACAGTGGGGAAAAAAGACCAAACCACCTCCACCCACATGGAAGAGGGTCTGTTGTTCCGTTCTGGTGACAACAGCCTGGCTTCCTGCAGCGTCCAGTGTGACCCCTCTACCACGCCAAGGCACAAAGCCAACTACAACATCTACGTGGAGGATCCAGGGAGTCGCCCGGCGGCTCCTCTCTATGAGAACATCGCTCTGGATCGGATCAAAGGTTCCCAGCCTCCGTCTCACTACATCAACAGTGAAGAGGTCGCTCGGCTTCGGGAGAGGTCGGAGCAGAACCGCGCCAACATGAACTCTGACAGCTTCTTTCAAGATAAGATGGTTCATATGTACAACCAGCCGGTGGCTATTATTCAGGCGCCGGAGCTGTCGGGCTGCAAGTCTGCCACTTTCCCCCGTAATGGAGTCGAGTACGATCCTCACTCAGAGCCTGCAAATAAAGAGGGCTACATCCAGAAACTACCCAAAGGCAGCCTACAGCAGAGCAGCCAAGATGAGCCCCAGCCTCTGGAGACTCCTCCACAAGGCCCCAACGCCGTTGTGTGGGGGCGCTACAGTAACCTCATGGAGTCCTCCGTCTCCGTGCCCGGGACTCTCAACGAGGCGGCTGGCATGCAGGCCTTCAGCAGCGGGCATGGCGAGCTCACCCGGGGCAAGTGTCACCCCAGGGCCTGGTTCGTCACCTTAGATGGGAGGCCGGCCGCCCAGGTTCGCCACTCCGTTATTGAGCTCCAGAGCCGCCACAGGGCGCCAAGCAGCAACGACACCAGCCTGGACTCCGGGGTTGACATGAACGAGCCCCAGCAGAACATCCGCGAGACGCAGCGCGACAGGCGAGCGATCAGAGCCTCCTCGCTGCCGCACCACGGCCGAGCGGGGCGGTACGGCGAAGACCAGGACCTGAGCAGCAGTGAGAGCGGCACAACGGCCACCTGCACGCCGGAGGACACCTCCCTGAGGAACATTTTAGACGGGAGCAGCGGGGCCATTCCCAACATTCCCGAGGAGCGAGACGGGATGGACACGTCCAGCGCTCAGGAGGACAGCGAGTCCAGGGGAACGCCGCCTCCACGCCGCCTGAGGAAGGTGAGGGAGAAGGGGAAGACGGAAAAGAGGAGTGCCAAGCACATCCGTGAGGGGAGGCCTCTGACCAAGAGAAGTTAAAGCATGGAGAAGTTAAAGCATGGAGAAGACGAGCATTTCCCCCATCAGTGCTTCATTTAAACGACACATTCACTATTTAAACACACGTTGAGCTGTTTTTCATCAGCGCCGAGCCGTCCCAAAAATCCTCTTTTAACCACTTACTCTCACGCAGGCATCGTTGTCGTCGAGTCATGTGATTGTACAACTTTGCCAAAGAATTCATGTGTACGCTAGCACAAGAAATAACGCAGCAGTCATGTTGAAGCACAGTCTTCTCTCATTGTCACGAATCTGAAGATCACCAGCGAGATTCATCGAAGGCCCCCAGCACAGGCATTGTAGAGGTGCCTTCCTACTGCCTGTAGTCATTGAATATGACCACACGAGGCACTATTTAGTCAAATCTGGTGAGTTTGCAGGATGGACACAGGTACTATGTGTAGTGCACTTATCCTCACCACTGATGCCTGCTGTAAATTAAATAGGATATATAGGAGCTTTTCCCAGTTTGCAGGACTGACatctttgttttgattgttcTTCCTCGTGTTACTTAAAAAAAGACACTCTGGGGTTCATGAAAATTGAAATACGTCATCATCGGAATCATCAATTGGATTTGTCGACTTCCCGCTTTCGCCGTCTACGATGGATTTCGGATTAAAACACTGTCGTACATTGAAAAGCTAAGCTGCCATTTCAACAGTTATCACACCTGATATTCAAGGTTAAGCCTATAATTGTTTTTGAATGCATGAAAATGAATGTTTCGTCGCGAGTATGAAAATATattagcatttttttctttttttactgtagaGCTCAAATTTGACGTCTTCATAGCCGTTCCGATTATTTGGGGACTGAATGGTTTATTTCATCGTCTATAGTCTTGGAAGTAGACCGTGTTGTGCTGCCAACTGTAGCTAATGTAAAGAACAATAACTTCACCATGATTATCATCACAATGGACGACCTTCTAAAAATCCCAATAAAGGCTCAGGTGTTTTTTGTGACCAATTCTCAACAGTTATGTTCAAAGTATTTAACTTTGGTAAACAACAGAGCTTTTGTCAAATAAAGACTGGCACGCAGCATCTATTACACACTTATTACATGTTCAGAGTGTAATTGACCAGACTTCATGAACTTTGGCCAAAGTTTCACCACGAATACCACAAAGCGGTTTTTAAGAGCAATATTTACCATAAATTAAAAGGGAACTTTTGCAATTTTAGTctcgtcccccccccacacacactttgtacGATCCCGTGGCCACATTCATGCGTTCTTTTGTATGTATATAGTAAAGCaacattttatgtatttacgTGACTGTGATCAAACTTATCTTGTGCCGTTTTTCTTTCATCTAAAAATGTGCAGCGGATGGTTGAATGAGTCCATTTCTCTAAAGGTCCGAGCTTTGTAGTTTCACACTCAATCATTCAGCTTATAAGTGACCGTACTTTCTCCCGCTTgaacacacaaatcaaaacctACTGCCACTCCTGTTCTATAGATCTCTCTGAATGTATGAGTATTGATTTTAATGTGTTCTCCAGTGTGATCCTCTCATGTCTCGATATTGAAACTCacagactttttcttttcttcctaaGTGGGTACCTCTTGTGTTGACCTCTGTGATGATGGTAGTGTTATTAGTCTTGCCTTTTTTTGTGCACTAAATT encodes the following:
- the LOC117745128 gene encoding protein FAM171B → MPAAERSPPPPLLRFLPSLLLISCLHVAVRAAEEGGLPSSSPGDNGPEVPVGDPSAAPPSAPGRLLRPSAPTQEPQFALKVLVRDLVTRQPLPGASVDVYVNHTLRSSARTGVRGEVLLWVAYTPGLSLTLLGNMEGYVPSPLPWSTTKRPIFSAVTLLLLPHSQGNVWLFDDSVLITGKLPDRSSQPKVKFPKNLLTMSDKSNVSSVTAYLTIPQRHLEKDCANCTPGIIGQPSLFRSIELKAVAAVSVLLYSGAEELQVRGPIQISLPLGPGPHLRASDTVPAWAFNLKTGAWENQGLGIVTSVGEELVWTYTASHLGYWIAAPLPSSNDYLGYGGSIDFMSYHTYLLMGILGATLAVVIGFLSLLLCHCRRSSYREPRRRRRARFSKLTVGKKDQTTSTHMEEGLLFRSGDNSLASCSVQCDPSTTPRHKANYNIYVEDPGSRPAAPLYENIALDRIKGSQPPSHYINSEEVARLRERSEQNRANMNSDSFFQDKMVHMYNQPVAIIQAPELSGCKSATFPRNGVEYDPHSEPANKEGYIQKLPKGSLQQSSQDEPQPLETPPQGPNAVVWGRYSNLMESSVSVPGTLNEAAGMQAFSSGHGELTRGKCHPRAWFVTLDGRPAAQVRHSVIELQSRHRAPSSNDTSLDSGVDMNEPQQNIRETQRDRRAIRASSLPHHGRAGRYGEDQDLSSSESGTTATCTPEDTSLRNILDGSSGAIPNIPEERDGMDTSSAQEDSESRGTPPPRRLRKVREKGKTEKRSAKHIREGRPLTKRS